AGGGAACGGGTGGCAGAATGACGCATTTTGTCAATAGCATCATTAATGGCAGAATCTTTTTCAATATAGGTATCAGATTGAGGGATGTAGGCTTCAGGCTGGTAATAATCGTAATAGCTGACAAAATACTCGACCGCATTTTCCGGAAACAGCTCTTTCAACTCTGCATAAAGCTGTGCTGCCAAGGTCTTGTTGGGGGCCATAACCAAGGCCGGACGCTGGGTTGCAGCAATAACATGGGCCATGGTAAAGGTTTTACCAGAACCTGTTACACCTAAGAGCACCTGACTCGGCACACCCGCGTTTACACCGCCAACAAGTTTCGCTATGGCCTGGGGCTGATCTCCGGCGGGGCTGTACTCAGAAACAAGCTTGAAATAGGCATCACGGGACGGTAGCGGAACCGATCCAGACAGCGCCACAAGTTCGTCTTCATCGATACCTTGATCTGCCACAGACGACATTAAACGAATCTTACTTAACTCACCCATGACACGCCCAAACTGTTATGCTTAACCAGCCAACTCTTTGTAAAACCTTTCATTGCCCGTTGTTTTACCTTCGCAGCGGACCAGAGTACATCAAACCACAAGATTTGCTGCAACGGATACAAGAAGTTCCGGTGTTAATTTTTGATTTGAGGCGATGCCCTCAATAAGCCCAGCATAGAGAAGACGATTAATTTCACGGGGGATACCACCACTCAGCTCATGAACTGTGGCATAAATGTCATTGGTGAAAAAATCAAACTGACCGCCGCATTTTAAAACGCGGTACTTAACATATTGCTCAAGGTCGTTGAGCGATAGTGGTGACAAATCAACTGAAAAGGTAATCCTACCCCTGAGAGAGGCATAAGACGGTGCTCTCAGCCTGCGACGAATGCCCTCCTCAGCAATCAACAACACGGTAACCAGTTTTTCGTGTTCTGTTTCTAAATTCGACAAACTCCGTAACACATGCAGCGCATCAGATTTTAAAAAATGGGCCTCATCGATAACAATCACCAGTCGCTTGTGCTGACGATGCAGTTCAATCGCCTTTTCCTGAATTTGCCGCAATCGATCTTGTACAAAGCGGGTGGGCGAAACAGCAAGCTCAGAAACTATGGCCCCAAGCAGGGCGCCCTTCCCCATACCAGGAAAAACAAAAACGAAACATGACTCAAAGCGTTCTTTGGCAAGTGAGCGCAGAACAACCTGGGAGGCCAGCGTCTTCCCAGTTCCAGAAACACCGGTCAACAGAATCAGGGCATGATGATCCTCAATACCAATTTTAACCTTGAGAGCAGCATCTTCATGCTGGCGGGTACGAAAAAACAGCTCTGTATCAATTGTGTCACGGAAGGGGTTTTTCTGGAAACCGAACTGGCCGGTCCAATGGGCTGGTTTATTCATCGACTA
This is a stretch of genomic DNA from Desulfobulbaceae bacterium. It encodes these proteins:
- a CDS encoding AAA family ATPase, giving the protein MNKPAHWTGQFGFQKNPFRDTIDTELFFRTRQHEDAALKVKIGIEDHHALILLTGVSGTGKTLASQVVLRSLAKERFESCFVFVFPGMGKGALLGAIVSELAVSPTRFVQDRLRQIQEKAIELHRQHKRLVIVIDEAHFLKSDALHVLRSLSNLETEHEKLVTVLLIAEEGIRRRLRAPSYASLRGRITFSVDLSPLSLNDLEQYVKYRVLKCGGQFDFFTNDIYATVHELSGGIPREINRLLYAGLIEGIASNQKLTPELLVSVAANLVV